Proteins from a single region of Aureibacter tunicatorum:
- a CDS encoding DUF3857 domain-containing protein — MLRLVLIIFLVSTFTIGYGQILKYDTRVFVDKNFVKHTERSFVVQINDNKSHDLAEIYIHHSPDQKLDLQYARIVDLNGKVLRTVKKKDVLIKNARTNQAFFQDDLVAQFDMYWNEYPYRVEYSYKLVAQDFLHLTYWNPVIHESVKTAHATLEVDVPANYQLNYYDTDSLLINRSERDGRKSFKWMYNGQMQSLKQPSITIRRDGPEVLVVPKIFHYGISGSFDSWKSFGQWNYDLNKNALDLTLADKENVKSLIKGLVDKEEIVKTLYYYLQEHTKYVNVSIDIGGLKSYPASYVSEKKYGDCKALTTYMKALLSVAGIESNYILVKSGVGENDIVEDFPSQQFNHVILSVPLENDTLWLENTSDYLPFDYLGRFIQDRWGLSVEDDNSHLVRIPKVKIEDTGSIQKYAFRKVENQWKADIELRLEGSVFEACRYFIKNEMDDRFEDVLSDQVNLKNYTINSWELVNFHRDSLHVNIKTEGELGNLFRKIGNMHIVQPLIVSLPSLAHPEDQKDEYAVGNPINRVNKMNVKLEDLPVGEIKIPESKSLKSKFGTYVTSFTLSEEEVVVNESIVIPNGKIAPEEYSDFYAFVDEIIKYKKRSAIIIQ, encoded by the coding sequence TTGTTAAGATTAGTATTGATTATTTTTTTAGTAAGTACTTTTACTATTGGTTACGGACAAATTTTGAAATATGACACTAGAGTCTTTGTGGACAAGAATTTTGTTAAGCACACTGAACGAAGCTTTGTAGTTCAAATTAATGATAATAAATCTCATGATTTAGCGGAAATTTATATTCATCACAGTCCGGATCAAAAGCTCGATTTACAATACGCTCGTATAGTTGATTTGAATGGAAAGGTTCTTAGAACGGTCAAAAAAAAGGATGTGCTTATTAAAAATGCGAGAACCAACCAAGCCTTTTTTCAGGATGATTTGGTGGCTCAATTTGATATGTATTGGAATGAGTATCCTTATCGGGTTGAGTATTCTTATAAGTTAGTCGCACAAGATTTTTTGCATTTGACTTATTGGAATCCGGTAATTCACGAGTCTGTAAAAACAGCGCATGCGACTTTGGAAGTGGATGTGCCGGCAAATTATCAGCTTAATTATTACGACACGGACTCTTTGCTAATTAATAGATCTGAACGTGATGGCCGCAAGTCTTTCAAATGGATGTATAATGGACAAATGCAAAGTTTAAAACAGCCCAGTATCACTATAAGAAGAGATGGCCCTGAGGTGTTGGTAGTTCCCAAGATATTTCATTATGGCATTAGCGGAAGCTTTGATTCATGGAAGAGTTTTGGACAATGGAATTATGATCTCAACAAAAATGCTTTGGATTTAACATTAGCTGACAAGGAAAATGTGAAATCATTGATAAAAGGGTTGGTTGATAAAGAAGAAATAGTAAAAACATTGTATTATTATTTGCAGGAGCATACAAAGTATGTTAATGTCTCGATTGATATAGGCGGACTTAAAAGTTATCCTGCATCTTACGTCAGTGAAAAGAAGTATGGAGATTGCAAGGCATTGACAACCTATATGAAAGCCTTGTTGAGCGTGGCGGGAATAGAGTCTAATTATATTTTGGTTAAGTCGGGAGTAGGTGAGAATGACATAGTTGAGGATTTTCCAAGCCAACAATTCAATCATGTAATATTATCCGTTCCTCTTGAGAATGATACACTGTGGTTGGAAAATACCAGTGATTATTTGCCATTCGATTATTTGGGTCGTTTCATTCAAGATCGTTGGGGTTTGTCCGTGGAGGATGATAATAGTCACTTGGTAAGAATTCCAAAAGTAAAGATTGAAGATACCGGATCAATTCAAAAGTACGCATTTCGAAAAGTTGAAAATCAATGGAAAGCGGACATTGAGCTAAGGTTGGAGGGGTCGGTGTTTGAGGCATGCAGATATTTTATCAAAAATGAAATGGATGATAGATTTGAAGATGTTCTTTCAGATCAAGTTAATTTGAAAAACTACACTATAAACTCTTGGGAGCTCGTCAATTTTCATCGAGATAGTTTGCATGTCAATATCAAAACTGAAGGAGAGCTTGGTAATTTATTTCGAAAGATAGGCAACATGCATATTGTGCAACCTTTAATAGTGTCGTTGCCAAGTCTTGCGCATCCTGAAGACCAAAAAGACGAGTATGCTGTTGGCAATCCGATAAATCGAGTGAATAAGATGAATGTGAAGCTTGAGGATCTGCCCGTAGGCGAAATAAAAATTCCAGAAAGCAAAAGTTTAAAGTCTAAATTTGGGACTTATGTCACAAGTTTCACATTAAGCGAGGAAGAAGTGGTAGTGAATGAATCTATTGTTATTCCTAATGGGAAAATAGCTCCAGAGGAATATTCGGATTTTTACGCATTTGTCGATGAGATAATAAAATATAAAAAACGATCAGCTATAATAATTCAATGA
- a CDS encoding response regulator transcription factor yields the protein MLKTKIFIIEDNPILLELYEEILSEEPSFIVTGCFESVEESIPSAKSSPPDVILMDIGLPGVNGIEGLKMHKKINSKVLTIMITVHEESNTVFEALKAGAIGYLTKTTSPDELIAKTKEAISGGAPMSANIARKVITFFQSPDLNELTGKENEVANSLASGMSYASIAREMDVSVNTIKYHIRNIYEKLHVNSKQGLIDIIQKN from the coding sequence ATGCTTAAAACCAAAATTTTCATCATTGAAGACAATCCCATTCTACTGGAACTTTATGAAGAAATTCTCAGCGAAGAACCTTCTTTTATTGTTACGGGTTGTTTTGAAAGTGTCGAAGAATCTATTCCTTCGGCAAAATCTTCGCCTCCGGATGTCATACTCATGGACATAGGGCTTCCGGGAGTAAACGGCATCGAAGGTTTAAAAATGCATAAAAAAATCAACAGCAAAGTACTAACCATCATGATAACTGTTCATGAAGAATCCAATACTGTATTTGAAGCGCTGAAAGCCGGAGCCATAGGATATCTCACCAAAACCACCTCTCCCGATGAACTTATAGCCAAAACGAAAGAAGCCATAAGCGGAGGGGCTCCCATGAGCGCCAATATCGCGCGCAAAGTAATTACTTTTTTTCAATCGCCAGATCTCAATGAGCTTACTGGAAAAGAAAACGAAGTTGCCAACAGCTTAGCCTCAGGCATGAGTTATGCCAGTATCGCAAGAGAAATGGATGTGTCTGTCAACACCATCAAATATCATATTAGAAATATTTATGAAAAGCTTCATGTGAATTCCAAGCAAGGATTGATAGATATTATTCAAAAAAATTAA
- a CDS encoding class I SAM-dependent methyltransferase has protein sequence MQKDENYLEINRRSWNNKTEVHLKSDFYDLDSFKQGRSSLNSIELELLGDIKGKSILHLQCHFGQDTISLSRMGANVTGVDLSDKAIAAAKSLALELNASAEFICCDIYDLPNHLDKKFDIVFTSYGTICWLPNLEKWADVISSFLKPGGDFVIAEFHPVVWMFDDDFQSVEYNYFNAGPIAESEEGTYADRNSEISQEFVVWNHGLGEVMNSLIKNGLEIEAFNEFDYSPYDCFNKTVEIAKNKFRISHFENKIPMVYSIKAGKR, from the coding sequence ATGCAAAAAGATGAAAATTATTTAGAAATAAACAGACGGTCTTGGAATAATAAAACTGAGGTGCATTTGAAATCGGATTTTTATGATCTCGACAGCTTTAAGCAAGGCCGGTCATCGCTGAACAGCATCGAATTGGAATTGTTGGGGGATATTAAAGGCAAGTCGATTTTGCATTTGCAATGTCATTTCGGACAAGATACGATTTCATTAAGTAGAATGGGAGCGAATGTCACAGGTGTCGATTTGTCAGATAAAGCAATAGCAGCCGCCAAGTCGCTTGCTTTAGAATTGAATGCTAGCGCTGAGTTTATTTGTTGCGATATCTATGATTTGCCTAATCATTTGGATAAAAAATTCGATATAGTTTTCACAAGCTATGGCACGATTTGCTGGTTGCCAAATTTGGAAAAATGGGCAGATGTAATTTCCTCTTTTTTAAAGCCCGGCGGGGACTTCGTGATTGCCGAGTTTCATCCAGTCGTTTGGATGTTTGATGATGATTTCCAAAGCGTGGAATATAATTACTTCAATGCGGGTCCTATCGCTGAATCAGAGGAAGGAACTTATGCCGATAGGAATTCAGAGATAAGCCAAGAATTTGTTGTGTGGAATCATGGACTAGGCGAAGTCATGAATAGCTTGATCAAGAATGGGCTTGAAATTGAAGCTTTCAATGAGTTTGATTATTCTCCTTATGATTGCTTTAATAAAACAGTTGAAATAGCAAAAAATAAATTCAGAATTAGTCATTTTGAAAATAAAATTCCTATGGTTTATTCGATAAAAGCTGGTAAGAGATAA
- a CDS encoding M4 family metallopeptidase, translating to MKLEKLRLSHRILTLFSALLLTSFQLSAQSQNGPIGGTGSSSKIVRLSDTNGTGIIRFIEENQPFSSFLQRLYSDLRVHPQLTFRLKSQYTDHIGFTHYRYEQLFNGILVDGIEIVAHVKKGYVKTITGAIAHFPQESEGPTTPGRQISESSVLDIAKSHIGAQRYSWEPEPGSRPGAPMPPAPQPEKVYLPRDISNLASGYRLAFKINVEAASELYHADLYIDAESGTVLYENSEIHYGDHTGNGTTNYEGVKQFITYRMNSSQNYKLSNFANGNNYTTKTLNGGKSYYFSDEIESTDNEWHFATPAGKAAVDVHWGLERSLEIYRSDFSQNSYDNNGGEIECYVNYGNNLVNAFAKGNRLVFGDGEDGLNPVTELDVVGHEFTHQVVRHTSNLVYSHESGALNESFADIFGTYIEIKTLGDESDWLLGSNQEDGAFRSMSDPNSFRDPDTYRSTYWHTSSFDNFGVHTNSSVQNYWFYLLSEGDKGINSVNFPYDVKPIGLEKAAQIAFRTMTVYLTKNSGYAHARFYSILATEDLYPNEPDVKAMVMHAWDAVNVMGIKESCVVNIPDRNFKQAVLDLGIDLNGDGEVQCGEAEVATVLPLSNKKIANLQGIEAFKYITDLYVDGNTLTTLDVSQNKHLDVLYCRNNNLTDLNLTGLTKFNALRCNGNQLTELILPDSPTLEYVFCNNNNIQNIQFNNNTQLKHLECSYNQLQYLDVSFTNRLMRFTCIENPELFCVKVIDEEAANSNTRYVKEVYTMYTEQDGDCDCTLDIPDANFVQALVNHDPVIDTNNDGKIQCAEANVVEELFLSNSSIVNLQGLQGFTNLKKLVADHNPIQTFNFHKNRSLEFIDLEYNNMSWFSSESLPNLKELYLSGNKGLQVNSIYKSVGLEILHCNDMDLSDYSTFDIAENINLKELKIANSGLVKFDVSNQTKLEVLDCSGNDITMLEVNHMLGLKELDCGDNDLYALDISDNFFLTALNTVGNENLPCIKVIDVNAAQGISTFFKDSHTEYVEESCGCVVDIPDVHFKEVLINTTGSSKIDLNGDGEVQCGEAVLVKWISHYNGEIQDITGIEAFVNLESLNLYNHKIQSVDLTHNLKLNNVSFGGNEISSFEVSEDNIITQLSLPNNKLTSLDLTEFSALERVWLNGNKLTEVNFENNPNLTTVDIRQNNIYEVSFDSNPLLEMLQMSSNKLRTVDLSPILNLHMLDLTDNNLRSLDISHFNEIWDVRCTLNNDLYCIKVKDKQYADYNYRYFKDDHAEWQEECPECVVEIPDANFKNALLAYSPTVDTNGDGEIQCEEAEAVSSLMVFRKNIADLTGLQSFVNLKVLGTSFNPDIDQIDLTGLDKLEQIYSQENSTTSVIVGDKPNMTVLWIPNNDISSIDITGAPNLKRLALGDNNFTYVDLSNQTELVDLHFARCNLTSIDVSHMSNLEDLYISQNQISTLDLNQNISLEKLNVDFNNLTVLDVSNNVLLTSLIVRDNDLQSMDISNNTSLQYFNSWNNTDLTCIQVSSISWAESNSSLRKSSWQSWSTDCGNSSRKSAQNLISSIDEIVDFEGIKIYPNPTENNLNIQDSNAIGGESWSIYNLSGQLVKDGKLQGTFTTIDVSNFSSGIYLLKVVKENGVHSERITIR from the coding sequence ATGAAACTAGAAAAATTAAGATTGTCACATAGAATTTTAACGCTTTTTTCAGCGTTGCTATTGACGTCTTTCCAATTATCGGCACAATCTCAAAACGGACCGATAGGTGGTACAGGAAGCTCTTCTAAAATTGTAAGACTTAGCGACACAAACGGTACAGGAATCATAAGGTTTATTGAAGAGAACCAGCCCTTTAGTTCATTCCTGCAAAGACTATATTCTGACTTAAGGGTTCACCCTCAATTGACATTTAGGCTTAAAAGCCAATATACTGATCATATTGGCTTCACGCATTACAGGTATGAACAGCTCTTTAACGGGATTCTTGTTGACGGCATAGAGATCGTAGCTCATGTGAAAAAGGGCTACGTGAAGACGATTACAGGTGCAATTGCTCATTTCCCACAAGAATCCGAAGGGCCGACGACTCCAGGCAGGCAGATAAGCGAATCCAGTGTTTTGGATATCGCTAAAAGTCATATTGGAGCACAAAGGTATTCTTGGGAACCAGAGCCTGGCTCAAGGCCAGGCGCTCCAATGCCTCCAGCTCCCCAGCCTGAGAAAGTATACTTGCCTCGCGATATTTCCAATCTGGCAAGCGGTTACAGATTAGCATTTAAAATCAATGTGGAAGCAGCTTCGGAGTTGTATCACGCTGATCTGTATATCGACGCTGAAAGTGGAACCGTGTTGTATGAAAATAGTGAGATCCATTATGGAGATCATACTGGCAATGGAACTACGAATTACGAGGGAGTAAAGCAGTTTATCACTTATAGAATGAACTCCTCTCAAAATTACAAATTGTCAAATTTTGCCAATGGAAACAATTATACTACCAAGACTCTAAATGGTGGAAAAAGCTATTATTTTTCTGATGAGATTGAGAGCACTGACAATGAATGGCATTTTGCAACACCAGCAGGAAAGGCAGCTGTAGATGTTCATTGGGGGCTGGAAAGATCATTGGAGATTTATAGATCAGACTTTAGCCAAAATTCTTATGATAATAACGGAGGAGAAATTGAATGCTACGTCAACTATGGAAATAACTTGGTTAATGCCTTTGCTAAGGGGAATAGATTGGTGTTTGGAGACGGAGAAGATGGCCTAAATCCTGTGACTGAGCTTGACGTTGTTGGCCATGAATTCACGCATCAAGTTGTAAGGCACACTTCTAATTTGGTTTACTCTCATGAATCAGGTGCTTTAAATGAATCTTTCGCTGATATTTTTGGAACTTATATAGAAATAAAAACATTGGGTGATGAGTCGGATTGGTTGCTTGGCTCGAATCAAGAGGATGGAGCATTTAGGAGCATGTCTGATCCCAATTCTTTTAGAGACCCGGATACTTACAGGTCGACTTATTGGCATACTAGTTCGTTTGATAATTTTGGTGTGCATACTAATAGCTCTGTGCAGAATTATTGGTTTTATTTATTAAGTGAAGGAGATAAAGGAATAAATTCGGTAAACTTTCCCTATGATGTAAAGCCTATCGGCTTGGAAAAAGCGGCTCAGATTGCATTTAGAACAATGACCGTTTATTTAACTAAAAATTCAGGTTATGCTCATGCGCGTTTTTATTCGATTTTGGCTACTGAAGATCTTTATCCAAACGAGCCAGATGTGAAAGCTATGGTTATGCATGCTTGGGATGCGGTTAATGTAATGGGAATAAAAGAGTCGTGTGTGGTTAATATTCCTGATAGAAACTTTAAGCAAGCGGTATTGGATTTAGGAATTGATTTGAATGGGGATGGAGAAGTGCAATGCGGAGAAGCAGAGGTTGCAACGGTATTGCCTTTGTCGAATAAAAAAATTGCCAATTTGCAAGGAATTGAAGCATTTAAGTATATAACTGATTTGTATGTTGATGGGAATACTTTAACAACTTTGGATGTGAGCCAGAATAAGCACTTGGATGTGCTTTATTGCAGAAATAATAATTTGACCGATTTGAATTTAACTGGTTTGACGAAGTTTAATGCGCTTAGATGTAATGGAAATCAATTGACTGAATTGATATTGCCTGATTCCCCTACTTTGGAATATGTGTTCTGTAATAATAATAATATTCAAAATATACAATTCAATAATAATACTCAATTAAAGCATTTGGAATGCTCTTACAATCAACTACAATATTTGGATGTGAGCTTTACAAATAGGTTGATGAGATTTACTTGTATTGAGAACCCAGAGTTGTTCTGTGTGAAAGTGATTGATGAGGAGGCTGCAAATAGCAATACACGATATGTAAAAGAGGTGTATACCATGTATACGGAGCAAGATGGTGATTGCGATTGTACTTTGGATATTCCAGATGCGAACTTTGTTCAGGCATTGGTCAATCATGACCCAGTGATTGATACGAATAATGACGGCAAGATCCAGTGCGCTGAGGCTAATGTCGTGGAAGAGCTTTTCTTGTCAAACAGTAGCATCGTCAACCTTCAAGGCTTGCAAGGGTTCACAAATTTGAAAAAGTTGGTAGCTGATCACAACCCTATTCAGACGTTTAATTTTCATAAAAACAGATCGCTTGAATTTATTGATTTGGAATACAATAACATGAGCTGGTTTAGCTCTGAAAGCTTGCCGAATCTTAAAGAACTGTATCTTTCAGGAAATAAAGGCTTGCAGGTGAATTCAATTTACAAAAGTGTAGGATTGGAAATATTGCATTGCAATGATATGGACCTTTCGGATTATTCCACATTTGATATTGCTGAAAATATTAATTTGAAAGAGCTGAAAATAGCGAATTCTGGTTTAGTGAAATTTGATGTATCTAACCAGACCAAATTAGAAGTGCTGGATTGCAGCGGCAATGATATTACTATGCTGGAAGTTAATCATATGCTAGGATTGAAGGAGCTTGATTGTGGCGATAACGATTTGTATGCTTTGGATATCAGCGATAATTTCTTTTTGACAGCATTGAACACGGTTGGTAATGAGAACTTGCCATGTATTAAAGTTATTGACGTGAATGCGGCTCAGGGAATTTCTACTTTCTTCAAGGACTCGCATACAGAATATGTTGAGGAAAGTTGTGGATGCGTGGTTGATATTCCAGATGTTCATTTTAAAGAAGTTCTGATCAATACTACCGGCTCATCGAAGATCGATTTGAATGGAGATGGAGAAGTTCAGTGTGGTGAAGCAGTATTAGTGAAATGGATAAGTCATTATAATGGTGAAATTCAGGATATCACAGGTATAGAGGCATTTGTCAACTTGGAGAGTTTGAACTTATATAATCATAAAATTCAATCTGTCGATTTGACTCATAATTTAAAGCTTAATAACGTTTCATTCGGAGGCAATGAAATTTCTTCTTTTGAAGTGAGTGAAGACAACATCATAACTCAACTTAGTTTGCCTAACAATAAGTTGACAAGCTTGGATTTGACAGAATTCTCGGCTCTTGAGCGCGTATGGCTTAATGGCAATAAGTTGACGGAAGTTAATTTCGAGAATAATCCAAACCTGACAACTGTGGACATTAGGCAGAATAATATCTACGAGGTGAGTTTTGATAGTAATCCGCTTTTGGAAATGCTTCAAATGAGTTCTAATAAGCTAAGAACTGTTGATTTAAGCCCGATACTTAACTTGCATATGCTTGACCTAACAGATAATAATCTTAGAAGCTTGGATATTAGTCATTTTAATGAAATATGGGATGTAAGGTGTACGCTGAACAATGATTTGTATTGCATTAAAGTAAAGGATAAGCAGTATGCGGATTATAATTACCGTTATTTCAAAGATGATCATGCGGAGTGGCAGGAGGAATGCCCAGAGTGTGTTGTGGAAATTCCAGATGCAAACTTCAAGAATGCTTTGCTTGCATATTCTCCAACTGTAGATACAAATGGCGATGGAGAAATACAATGCGAGGAAGCGGAAGCGGTTAGTTCTTTGATGGTTTTTAGAAAGAATATCGCTGATTTGACAGGCTTGCAATCATTTGTGAATTTGAAAGTGTTGGGTACATCATTCAACCCGGATATTGATCAAATTGACTTGACTGGATTGGATAAATTAGAGCAAATATACAGTCAGGAAAATAGTACCACGTCTGTTATCGTTGGTGACAAGCCTAATATGACTGTATTATGGATTCCTAATAATGATATTTCCTCTATAGACATAACTGGAGCGCCTAACTTAAAGCGACTTGCCTTAGGGGATAACAATTTCACATATGTTGATTTGAGCAATCAGACAGAATTAGTTGATCTTCATTTTGCAAGATGCAATCTAACTTCGATTGATGTAAGCCATATGAGCAACTTGGAGGATCTGTATATTTCGCAAAACCAGATCTCAACGTTGGATTTAAATCAGAATATTTCGCTTGAGAAACTAAATGTTGATTTCAATAATTTAACAGTATTGGATGTGTCTAATAACGTGTTATTGACATCTTTAATTGTAAGAGACAATGATTTACAATCCATGGATATAAGTAATAATACTTCATTACAATATTTTAATAGTTGGAATAACACTGATCTTACATGTATTCAAGTTAGTAGTATCAGTTGGGCTGAAAGCAATAGTTCTTTGAGGAAAAGTTCATGGCAAAGTTGGTCGACTGATTGCGGAAACTCTTCAAGAAAGTCGGCTCAGAATTTAATCAGTTCAATTGATGAGATCGTTGATTTTGAGGGGATCAAAATTTATCCAAATCCGACAGAAAATAATTTGAATATTCAAGATAGTAATGCGATAGGAGGAGAAAGTTGGAGTATCTATAACTTATCAGGGCAATTGGTTAAGGATGGAAAGCTTCAGGGAACTTTTACGACTATTGATGTGTCGAACTTCTCTTCAGGAATTTATTTGCTGAAAGTTGTTAAAGAGAATGGTGTGCACTCGGAGCGTATCACTATCAGGTAA
- a CDS encoding DUF3857 domain-containing protein, which produces MAASAFSWAQTKSIEFGKITQEEIEMTSYEKDPEAKALILYDKGESSFIENAEGGYDIRFKRHKRIKVFSKTEEGVTEIRIPFYEDGYSKREKVHDVKAVTYNYVEGKLKLTELDIKAVYEEKLNKHWHVKKFVFPDVQDGSVLEYSYVLDTPFKFHLPDWEFQSNIPTLYSEYDVALIPFYEYVFIKKGIDKFSFRDKREGSKYRRIPGVSVSYGASTSEFRDYIHTFVMEDVPAFVDETYISSVEDYIMKVDFQLARFYRPTGGKVEIISTWMDLNKELLKHEKFGKYMNSAKRNAKEIIASLNLGKLNELEKANKIVEYVKNNYVWNGYYGKYASQPVKNFLKTKNGSIADINLFLIAMLNASGINAQPLILSTRKHGKIYTQYPFDHYTNYVVAYVETSESSFLSDGSDRNTMFNQLPLRCVNGKALLVNDEKKSQWIDIHPYGLSKDMYSVMYDIDAENLQMKTVVSVSSRMYDAVSKREKFENDTVKVRKHFKSYFDEIHDVKIWDKLQGASCSMIIKGSNEVESFAGQLVVNPFMNLPFQKNFLTQEERSHPVDFIYSMDKFFESKFKIPENYSITDMPSELDINNELVKLDLKYSITNGYFVAKGNFKFKKPIYYQEEYKELKSYVDTIIEKFNQTVVLKPISQ; this is translated from the coding sequence ATGGCAGCAAGCGCTTTCTCTTGGGCGCAGACGAAGTCCATTGAGTTTGGAAAAATTACCCAAGAGGAAATAGAGATGACTTCTTATGAAAAGGACCCGGAAGCCAAGGCTCTTATTTTATATGATAAGGGAGAGTCCAGTTTTATAGAAAATGCGGAAGGAGGATACGATATAAGGTTTAAGAGGCATAAGAGAATCAAAGTTTTCAGCAAGACTGAAGAAGGCGTGACAGAGATTCGTATTCCATTCTATGAAGACGGGTATTCCAAAAGGGAGAAAGTTCATGATGTGAAAGCGGTCACTTATAATTATGTGGAAGGAAAGTTAAAATTGACAGAGCTTGATATAAAAGCAGTATATGAAGAGAAGCTGAATAAGCATTGGCATGTTAAAAAATTTGTATTCCCTGATGTTCAAGATGGTTCTGTATTGGAGTATAGCTATGTGTTGGACACGCCGTTTAAATTCCATCTTCCGGATTGGGAGTTTCAGAGCAATATTCCCACGTTGTATAGTGAATATGATGTGGCTTTGATTCCCTTTTACGAATATGTTTTTATAAAGAAGGGTATCGACAAGTTTAGTTTCAGGGATAAGCGCGAAGGTTCGAAATATCGAAGAATTCCAGGTGTTTCTGTTTCGTATGGGGCGAGCACATCCGAGTTCCGAGATTACATTCATACTTTTGTAATGGAAGATGTGCCGGCTTTTGTTGATGAGACTTATATATCGTCAGTTGAGGATTATATCATGAAAGTTGATTTTCAGCTGGCCAGATTTTACAGACCTACAGGGGGCAAGGTTGAAATTATCTCGACTTGGATGGATTTGAATAAAGAGCTGTTGAAGCATGAGAAGTTTGGCAAGTATATGAATTCGGCTAAGAGGAATGCCAAAGAGATCATAGCAAGCTTGAATTTGGGTAAATTGAATGAGTTGGAAAAGGCGAATAAGATCGTTGAGTATGTCAAAAACAACTATGTTTGGAATGGATACTATGGAAAATACGCATCACAACCGGTGAAAAATTTCTTGAAAACTAAAAATGGAAGTATTGCGGATATCAACTTATTTCTAATAGCGATGCTTAACGCTAGCGGCATTAATGCTCAGCCTTTGATCTTAAGCACTCGGAAACATGGGAAAATATATACCCAATACCCTTTTGATCATTATACCAATTATGTGGTGGCATATGTCGAGACATCCGAAAGCTCATTTTTGTCGGACGGCTCTGATCGAAATACGATGTTTAATCAATTGCCGTTGCGATGCGTGAATGGCAAGGCTCTATTGGTTAATGATGAAAAGAAATCCCAATGGATAGATATCCATCCATATGGTTTGTCTAAAGACATGTATAGTGTAATGTACGATATTGATGCGGAGAACTTGCAGATGAAAACTGTGGTTTCTGTCAGCAGTAGAATGTATGATGCGGTTAGCAAGCGGGAAAAGTTTGAGAATGATACGGTAAAAGTAAGAAAGCACTTTAAGTCTTATTTTGATGAGATACATGATGTCAAAATTTGGGATAAGCTACAAGGGGCTTCATGCAGCATGATTATCAAAGGGTCAAATGAAGTTGAAAGCTTTGCGGGCCAATTGGTGGTTAATCCGTTCATGAATTTGCCTTTTCAGAAGAACTTTTTGACACAGGAGGAACGAAGCCACCCGGTTGATTTTATCTATTCCATGGACAAGTTTTTTGAGTCTAAATTCAAAATCCCTGAAAACTATAGTATTACAGACATGCCTTCAGAATTGGATATCAATAATGAACTTGTCAAGCTTGATTTAAAGTACTCAATCACAAATGGATACTTTGTGGCTAAGGGGAATTTTAAATTTAAAAAGCCGATTTATTACCAAGAAGAATACAAAGAGTTGAAGTCGTATGTGGATACCATTATCGAAAAGTTCAACCAAACTGTAGTTTTGAAGCCTATAAGTCAGTAG
- a CDS encoding alpha/beta hydrolase, whose amino-acid sequence MRFSFIFSSFLALTSILTSLQSFSQTQENTKPLAIGQILTIDSKILEEERILNIYLPENYENSDKKYPVIYLLDGSIDQDFLHIAGLVQFNSLSWINVIPECIVVGIANVDRKRDFSHPTSIKRDKKDFPSSGGSQKFISFIENELKERIESQYRANNESYLIGQSLGGLLATEILLNKTELFDHYIIVSPSLWWDNGSVLKTSLTHHSPKSISIAVGKEGEILENNAKELYMKLVDDGYPKGNLYFKYLENRNHGDALHMAVYNIFEHLSETNKKKNQ is encoded by the coding sequence ATGCGATTCTCATTCATTTTCTCAAGTTTTCTTGCTTTAACAAGTATCTTGACGAGCCTACAAAGCTTTTCCCAAACTCAGGAAAATACAAAACCCCTAGCCATAGGCCAGATTCTAACCATCGACTCCAAGATTTTGGAAGAAGAGAGAATTCTAAACATTTACTTGCCTGAAAATTATGAAAACAGCGATAAAAAATACCCAGTAATCTATCTTCTGGATGGCTCTATCGATCAAGACTTCCTTCATATAGCAGGGCTCGTACAATTCAATTCCTTATCTTGGATCAATGTCATTCCCGAATGCATAGTGGTAGGCATAGCAAATGTCGACAGGAAAAGAGATTTTTCTCATCCAACCAGTATCAAAAGAGACAAAAAAGATTTTCCTAGCTCAGGAGGCTCCCAAAAATTCATATCATTCATCGAAAACGAGCTTAAAGAAAGAATCGAGAGCCAATACAGAGCAAATAACGAATCATACCTTATTGGCCAATCCTTAGGAGGCCTTCTTGCCACTGAAATCCTATTGAACAAAACCGAACTATTCGATCATTATATCATTGTCAGTCCAAGCCTATGGTGGGATAATGGATCTGTGCTTAAAACAAGCCTCACGCATCATTCGCCCAAATCAATTTCCATAGCCGTTGGCAAAGAAGGAGAAATCTTAGAAAACAATGCAAAAGAGCTGTACATGAAGCTAGTCGACGATGGTTATCCAAAAGGAAACCTGTATTTCAAGTATTTAGAAAACAGAAATCACGGAGACGCCCTGCATATGGCTGTGTATAATATTTTCGAACATCTTTCAGAAACCAACAAAAAGAAAAATCAATAG